From Macaca mulatta isolate MMU2019108-1 chromosome 1, T2T-MMU8v2.0, whole genome shotgun sequence, the proteins below share one genomic window:
- the PKLR gene encoding pyruvate kinase PKLR isoform X3: MSIQENIPSPRRWSWVSKSQRDLAKSILIGAPGGPAGYLRRASVAQLTQELGTAFFQQQQLPAAMADTFLEHLCLLDIDSEPVAARSTSIIATIGPASRSVERLKEMIKAGMNIARLNFSHGSHEYHAESIANVREAVESFAASPLSYRPVAIALDTKGPEIRTGILQGGPESEVELVKGSQVLVTVDPAFRTRGNANTVWVDYPNIVGVVPVGGRIYIDDGLISLVVQKIGPEGLVTQVENGGVLASRKGVNLPGAQVDLPGLSEQDVRDLRFGVEHGVDIVFASFVRKASDVAAVRAALGPEGQGIKIISKIENHEGVKRFDEILEVSDGIMVARGDLGIEIPAEKVFLAQKMMIGRCNLAGKPVVCATQMLESMITKPRPTRAETSDVANAVLDGADCIMLSGETAKGNFPVEAVKMQHAIAREAEAAVYHRQLFEELRRAAPLSRDPTEVIAIGAVEAAFKCCAAAIIVLTTTGRSAQLLSQYRPRAAVIAVTRSAQAARQVHLCRGVFPLLYREPPEAIWADDVDRRVQFGIESGKLRGFLRVGDLVIVVTGWRPGSGYTNIMRVLSIS; this comes from the exons ATGTCGATCCAGGAGAACATACCATCCCCGCGGCGCTGGTCATGGGTCTCTAAGTCCCAAAGAGACTTAGCGAAGTCCATCCTGATTGGGGCTCCAGGAG GGCCAGCGGGGTATCTTCGGCGGGCTAGTGTGGCCCAACTGACCCAGGAGCTGGGCACTGCCTTcttccagcagcagcagctgccagCTGCTATGGCAGACACCTTCCTGGAGCACCTCTGCCTACTGGACATTGACTCCGAGCCCGTGGCTGCTCGCAGTACCAGCATCATTGCCACCATCG GGCCGGCATCTCGCTCCGTGGAGCGCCTCAAGGAGATGATCAAGGCCGGGATGAACATTGCGCGACTCAATTTCTCCCACGGCTCCCACGAG TACCACGCTGAGTCCATCGCCAACGTCCGGGAGGCGGTGGAGAGCTTTGCAGCTTCCCCGCTCAGCTACCGGCCCGTGGCCATCGCCCTGGACACCAAGGGACCGGAGATCCGCACTGGGATCCTGCAGGGG GGTCCGGAGTCGGAAGTGGAGCTGGTGAAGGGCTCCCAGGTGCTGGTGACTGTGGACCCTGCGTTTCGGACGCGGGGGAACGCGAACACCGTGTGGGTGGACTACCCCAATATTGTCGGGGTCGTGCCTGTGGGGGGCCGCATCTACATTGACGACGGGCTCATCTCCCTAGTGGTCCAGAAAATCG GCCCAGAGGGACTGGTGACCCAAGTGGAGAACGGTGGCGTCCTGGCCAGCCGTAAGGGCGTGAACTTGCCGGGGGCCCAGGTGGACTTGCCCGGGCTGTCCGAGCAGGACGTCCGGGACCTGCGCTTCGGGGTGGAGCATGGAGTGGACATCGTGTTTGCCTCCTTTGTGCGGAAAGCCAGTGATGTGGCTGCTGTCAGGGCTGCTCTGGGGCCGGAAGGACAGGGCATCAAGATCATCAGCAAAATTGAGAACCACGAAGGCGTGAAGAG GTTTGATGAAATCCTGGAGGTGAGCGACGGTATCATGGTGGCACGGGGGGACCTAGGCATCGAGATTCCAGCAGAGAAGGTTTTCCTGGCTCAGAAGATGATGATTGGGCGCTGCAACTTGGCGGGCAAGCCTGTTGTCTGTGCTACACAG ATGCTGGAGAGCATGATTACCAAGCCCCGGCCAACGAGGGCAGAGACAAGCGATGTGGCCAATGCTGTGCTAGATGGGGCCGACTGCATCATGCTGTCAGGGGAGACTGCCAAAGGCAACTTCCCTGTGGAAGCCGTGAAGATGCAGCATGCG AttgcccgggaggcagaggctgcagtgtaCCACCGGCAGCTGTTTGAGGAGCTACGTCGGGCAGCGCCACTGAGCCGTGATCCCACTGAGGTCATCGCCATTGGCGCCGTGGAGGCTGCCTTCAAGTGCTGTGCTGCTGCCATCATCGTACTGACCACAACTGGCCG CTCAGCCCAGCTTCTGTCTCAGTACCGACCTCGGGCAGCAGTCATTGCTGTCACCCGCTCTGCCCAAGCTGCCCGCCAGGTCCACTTATGCCGAGGAGTCTTCCCCTTGCTTTACCGTGAACCTCCAGAAGCCATCTGGGCAGATGACGTAGATCGCCGGGTGCAATTTGGCATTGAAAGTG GAAAGCTCCGTGGCTTCCTCCGTGTTGGAGACCTGGTGATTGTGGTGACAGGCTGGCGACCTGGCTCCGGCTACACCAACATCATGCGGGTGCTGAGCATATCCTGA
- the PKLR gene encoding pyruvate kinase PKLR isoform X1 → MSIQENIPSPRRWSWVSKSQRDLAKSILIGAPGAQLGLMPLTTQQCGADPQRGRPREVCSGMEGPAGYLRRASVAQLTQELGTAFFQQQQLPAAMADTFLEHLCLLDIDSEPVAARSTSIIATIGPASRSVERLKEMIKAGMNIARLNFSHGSHEYHAESIANVREAVESFAASPLSYRPVAIALDTKGPEIRTGILQGGPESEVELVKGSQVLVTVDPAFRTRGNANTVWVDYPNIVGVVPVGGRIYIDDGLISLVVQKIGPEGLVTQVENGGVLASRKGVNLPGAQVDLPGLSEQDVRDLRFGVEHGVDIVFASFVRKASDVAAVRAALGPEGQGIKIISKIENHEGVKRFDEILEVSDGIMVARGDLGIEIPAEKVFLAQKMMIGRCNLAGKPVVCATQMLESMITKPRPTRAETSDVANAVLDGADCIMLSGETAKGNFPVEAVKMQHAIAREAEAAVYHRQLFEELRRAAPLSRDPTEVIAIGAVEAAFKCCAAAIIVLTTTGRSAQLLSQYRPRAAVIAVTRSAQAARQVHLCRGVFPLLYREPPEAIWADDVDRRVQFGIESGKLRGFLRVGDLVIVVTGWRPGSGYTNIMRVLSIS, encoded by the exons ATGTCGATCCAGGAGAACATACCATCCCCGCGGCGCTGGTCATGGGTCTCTAAGTCCCAAAGAGACTTAGCGAAGTCCATCCTGATTGGGGCTCCAGGAG CCCAGCTGGGTCTCATGCCTCTGACAACCCAACAGTGTGGAGCAGACCCACAAAGAGGGAGACCCAGAGAGGTGTGCAGTGGCATGGAAG GGCCAGCGGGGTATCTTCGGCGGGCTAGTGTGGCCCAACTGACCCAGGAGCTGGGCACTGCCTTcttccagcagcagcagctgccagCTGCTATGGCAGACACCTTCCTGGAGCACCTCTGCCTACTGGACATTGACTCCGAGCCCGTGGCTGCTCGCAGTACCAGCATCATTGCCACCATCG GGCCGGCATCTCGCTCCGTGGAGCGCCTCAAGGAGATGATCAAGGCCGGGATGAACATTGCGCGACTCAATTTCTCCCACGGCTCCCACGAG TACCACGCTGAGTCCATCGCCAACGTCCGGGAGGCGGTGGAGAGCTTTGCAGCTTCCCCGCTCAGCTACCGGCCCGTGGCCATCGCCCTGGACACCAAGGGACCGGAGATCCGCACTGGGATCCTGCAGGGG GGTCCGGAGTCGGAAGTGGAGCTGGTGAAGGGCTCCCAGGTGCTGGTGACTGTGGACCCTGCGTTTCGGACGCGGGGGAACGCGAACACCGTGTGGGTGGACTACCCCAATATTGTCGGGGTCGTGCCTGTGGGGGGCCGCATCTACATTGACGACGGGCTCATCTCCCTAGTGGTCCAGAAAATCG GCCCAGAGGGACTGGTGACCCAAGTGGAGAACGGTGGCGTCCTGGCCAGCCGTAAGGGCGTGAACTTGCCGGGGGCCCAGGTGGACTTGCCCGGGCTGTCCGAGCAGGACGTCCGGGACCTGCGCTTCGGGGTGGAGCATGGAGTGGACATCGTGTTTGCCTCCTTTGTGCGGAAAGCCAGTGATGTGGCTGCTGTCAGGGCTGCTCTGGGGCCGGAAGGACAGGGCATCAAGATCATCAGCAAAATTGAGAACCACGAAGGCGTGAAGAG GTTTGATGAAATCCTGGAGGTGAGCGACGGTATCATGGTGGCACGGGGGGACCTAGGCATCGAGATTCCAGCAGAGAAGGTTTTCCTGGCTCAGAAGATGATGATTGGGCGCTGCAACTTGGCGGGCAAGCCTGTTGTCTGTGCTACACAG ATGCTGGAGAGCATGATTACCAAGCCCCGGCCAACGAGGGCAGAGACAAGCGATGTGGCCAATGCTGTGCTAGATGGGGCCGACTGCATCATGCTGTCAGGGGAGACTGCCAAAGGCAACTTCCCTGTGGAAGCCGTGAAGATGCAGCATGCG AttgcccgggaggcagaggctgcagtgtaCCACCGGCAGCTGTTTGAGGAGCTACGTCGGGCAGCGCCACTGAGCCGTGATCCCACTGAGGTCATCGCCATTGGCGCCGTGGAGGCTGCCTTCAAGTGCTGTGCTGCTGCCATCATCGTACTGACCACAACTGGCCG CTCAGCCCAGCTTCTGTCTCAGTACCGACCTCGGGCAGCAGTCATTGCTGTCACCCGCTCTGCCCAAGCTGCCCGCCAGGTCCACTTATGCCGAGGAGTCTTCCCCTTGCTTTACCGTGAACCTCCAGAAGCCATCTGGGCAGATGACGTAGATCGCCGGGTGCAATTTGGCATTGAAAGTG GAAAGCTCCGTGGCTTCCTCCGTGTTGGAGACCTGGTGATTGTGGTGACAGGCTGGCGACCTGGCTCCGGCTACACCAACATCATGCGGGTGCTGAGCATATCCTGA
- the PKLR gene encoding pyruvate kinase PKLR isoform X2, whose translation MPLTTQQCGADPQRGRPREVCSGMEGPAGYLRRASVAQLTQELGTAFFQQQQLPAAMADTFLEHLCLLDIDSEPVAARSTSIIATIGPASRSVERLKEMIKAGMNIARLNFSHGSHEYHAESIANVREAVESFAASPLSYRPVAIALDTKGPEIRTGILQGGPESEVELVKGSQVLVTVDPAFRTRGNANTVWVDYPNIVGVVPVGGRIYIDDGLISLVVQKIGADAPPALTTSLALSMSSGPEGLVTQVENGGVLASRKGVNLPGAQVDLPGLSEQDVRDLRFGVEHGVDIVFASFVRKASDVAAVRAALGPEGQGIKIISKIENHEGVKRFDEILEVSDGIMVARGDLGIEIPAEKVFLAQKMMIGRCNLAGKPVVCATQMLESMITKPRPTRAETSDVANAVLDGADCIMLSGETAKGNFPVEAVKMQHAIAREAEAAVYHRQLFEELRRAAPLSRDPTEVIAIGAVEAAFKCCAAAIIVLTTTGRSAQLLSQYRPRAAVIAVTRSAQAARQVHLCRGVFPLLYREPPEAIWADDVDRRVQFGIESGKLRGFLRVGDLVIVVTGWRPGSGYTNIMRVLSIS comes from the exons ATGCCTCTGACAACCCAACAGTGTGGAGCAGACCCACAAAGAGGGAGACCCAGAGAGGTGTGCAGTGGCATGGAAG GGCCAGCGGGGTATCTTCGGCGGGCTAGTGTGGCCCAACTGACCCAGGAGCTGGGCACTGCCTTcttccagcagcagcagctgccagCTGCTATGGCAGACACCTTCCTGGAGCACCTCTGCCTACTGGACATTGACTCCGAGCCCGTGGCTGCTCGCAGTACCAGCATCATTGCCACCATCG GGCCGGCATCTCGCTCCGTGGAGCGCCTCAAGGAGATGATCAAGGCCGGGATGAACATTGCGCGACTCAATTTCTCCCACGGCTCCCACGAG TACCACGCTGAGTCCATCGCCAACGTCCGGGAGGCGGTGGAGAGCTTTGCAGCTTCCCCGCTCAGCTACCGGCCCGTGGCCATCGCCCTGGACACCAAGGGACCGGAGATCCGCACTGGGATCCTGCAGGGG GGTCCGGAGTCGGAAGTGGAGCTGGTGAAGGGCTCCCAGGTGCTGGTGACTGTGGACCCTGCGTTTCGGACGCGGGGGAACGCGAACACCGTGTGGGTGGACTACCCCAATATTGTCGGGGTCGTGCCTGTGGGGGGCCGCATCTACATTGACGACGGGCTCATCTCCCTAGTGGTCCAGAAAATCGGTGCGGACGCGCCTCCCGCCCTGACCACATCC CTGGCTCTCTCCATGTCCTCAGGCCCAGAGGGACTGGTGACCCAAGTGGAGAACGGTGGCGTCCTGGCCAGCCGTAAGGGCGTGAACTTGCCGGGGGCCCAGGTGGACTTGCCCGGGCTGTCCGAGCAGGACGTCCGGGACCTGCGCTTCGGGGTGGAGCATGGAGTGGACATCGTGTTTGCCTCCTTTGTGCGGAAAGCCAGTGATGTGGCTGCTGTCAGGGCTGCTCTGGGGCCGGAAGGACAGGGCATCAAGATCATCAGCAAAATTGAGAACCACGAAGGCGTGAAGAG GTTTGATGAAATCCTGGAGGTGAGCGACGGTATCATGGTGGCACGGGGGGACCTAGGCATCGAGATTCCAGCAGAGAAGGTTTTCCTGGCTCAGAAGATGATGATTGGGCGCTGCAACTTGGCGGGCAAGCCTGTTGTCTGTGCTACACAG ATGCTGGAGAGCATGATTACCAAGCCCCGGCCAACGAGGGCAGAGACAAGCGATGTGGCCAATGCTGTGCTAGATGGGGCCGACTGCATCATGCTGTCAGGGGAGACTGCCAAAGGCAACTTCCCTGTGGAAGCCGTGAAGATGCAGCATGCG AttgcccgggaggcagaggctgcagtgtaCCACCGGCAGCTGTTTGAGGAGCTACGTCGGGCAGCGCCACTGAGCCGTGATCCCACTGAGGTCATCGCCATTGGCGCCGTGGAGGCTGCCTTCAAGTGCTGTGCTGCTGCCATCATCGTACTGACCACAACTGGCCG CTCAGCCCAGCTTCTGTCTCAGTACCGACCTCGGGCAGCAGTCATTGCTGTCACCCGCTCTGCCCAAGCTGCCCGCCAGGTCCACTTATGCCGAGGAGTCTTCCCCTTGCTTTACCGTGAACCTCCAGAAGCCATCTGGGCAGATGACGTAGATCGCCGGGTGCAATTTGGCATTGAAAGTG GAAAGCTCCGTGGCTTCCTCCGTGTTGGAGACCTGGTGATTGTGGTGACAGGCTGGCGACCTGGCTCCGGCTACACCAACATCATGCGGGTGCTGAGCATATCCTGA
- the PKLR gene encoding pyruvate kinase PKLR isoform X4 — protein MPLTTQQCGADPQRGRPREVCSGMEGPAGYLRRASVAQLTQELGTAFFQQQQLPAAMADTFLEHLCLLDIDSEPVAARSTSIIATIGPASRSVERLKEMIKAGMNIARLNFSHGSHEYHAESIANVREAVESFAASPLSYRPVAIALDTKGPEIRTGILQGGPESEVELVKGSQVLVTVDPAFRTRGNANTVWVDYPNIVGVVPVGGRIYIDDGLISLVVQKIGPEGLVTQVENGGVLASRKGVNLPGAQVDLPGLSEQDVRDLRFGVEHGVDIVFASFVRKASDVAAVRAALGPEGQGIKIISKIENHEGVKRFDEILEVSDGIMVARGDLGIEIPAEKVFLAQKMMIGRCNLAGKPVVCATQMLESMITKPRPTRAETSDVANAVLDGADCIMLSGETAKGNFPVEAVKMQHAIAREAEAAVYHRQLFEELRRAAPLSRDPTEVIAIGAVEAAFKCCAAAIIVLTTTGRSAQLLSQYRPRAAVIAVTRSAQAARQVHLCRGVFPLLYREPPEAIWADDVDRRVQFGIESGKLRGFLRVGDLVIVVTGWRPGSGYTNIMRVLSIS, from the exons ATGCCTCTGACAACCCAACAGTGTGGAGCAGACCCACAAAGAGGGAGACCCAGAGAGGTGTGCAGTGGCATGGAAG GGCCAGCGGGGTATCTTCGGCGGGCTAGTGTGGCCCAACTGACCCAGGAGCTGGGCACTGCCTTcttccagcagcagcagctgccagCTGCTATGGCAGACACCTTCCTGGAGCACCTCTGCCTACTGGACATTGACTCCGAGCCCGTGGCTGCTCGCAGTACCAGCATCATTGCCACCATCG GGCCGGCATCTCGCTCCGTGGAGCGCCTCAAGGAGATGATCAAGGCCGGGATGAACATTGCGCGACTCAATTTCTCCCACGGCTCCCACGAG TACCACGCTGAGTCCATCGCCAACGTCCGGGAGGCGGTGGAGAGCTTTGCAGCTTCCCCGCTCAGCTACCGGCCCGTGGCCATCGCCCTGGACACCAAGGGACCGGAGATCCGCACTGGGATCCTGCAGGGG GGTCCGGAGTCGGAAGTGGAGCTGGTGAAGGGCTCCCAGGTGCTGGTGACTGTGGACCCTGCGTTTCGGACGCGGGGGAACGCGAACACCGTGTGGGTGGACTACCCCAATATTGTCGGGGTCGTGCCTGTGGGGGGCCGCATCTACATTGACGACGGGCTCATCTCCCTAGTGGTCCAGAAAATCG GCCCAGAGGGACTGGTGACCCAAGTGGAGAACGGTGGCGTCCTGGCCAGCCGTAAGGGCGTGAACTTGCCGGGGGCCCAGGTGGACTTGCCCGGGCTGTCCGAGCAGGACGTCCGGGACCTGCGCTTCGGGGTGGAGCATGGAGTGGACATCGTGTTTGCCTCCTTTGTGCGGAAAGCCAGTGATGTGGCTGCTGTCAGGGCTGCTCTGGGGCCGGAAGGACAGGGCATCAAGATCATCAGCAAAATTGAGAACCACGAAGGCGTGAAGAG GTTTGATGAAATCCTGGAGGTGAGCGACGGTATCATGGTGGCACGGGGGGACCTAGGCATCGAGATTCCAGCAGAGAAGGTTTTCCTGGCTCAGAAGATGATGATTGGGCGCTGCAACTTGGCGGGCAAGCCTGTTGTCTGTGCTACACAG ATGCTGGAGAGCATGATTACCAAGCCCCGGCCAACGAGGGCAGAGACAAGCGATGTGGCCAATGCTGTGCTAGATGGGGCCGACTGCATCATGCTGTCAGGGGAGACTGCCAAAGGCAACTTCCCTGTGGAAGCCGTGAAGATGCAGCATGCG AttgcccgggaggcagaggctgcagtgtaCCACCGGCAGCTGTTTGAGGAGCTACGTCGGGCAGCGCCACTGAGCCGTGATCCCACTGAGGTCATCGCCATTGGCGCCGTGGAGGCTGCCTTCAAGTGCTGTGCTGCTGCCATCATCGTACTGACCACAACTGGCCG CTCAGCCCAGCTTCTGTCTCAGTACCGACCTCGGGCAGCAGTCATTGCTGTCACCCGCTCTGCCCAAGCTGCCCGCCAGGTCCACTTATGCCGAGGAGTCTTCCCCTTGCTTTACCGTGAACCTCCAGAAGCCATCTGGGCAGATGACGTAGATCGCCGGGTGCAATTTGGCATTGAAAGTG GAAAGCTCCGTGGCTTCCTCCGTGTTGGAGACCTGGTGATTGTGGTGACAGGCTGGCGACCTGGCTCCGGCTACACCAACATCATGCGGGTGCTGAGCATATCCTGA
- the PKLR gene encoding pyruvate kinase PKLR isoform X5, whose product MADTFLEHLCLLDIDSEPVAARSTSIIATIGPASRSVERLKEMIKAGMNIARLNFSHGSHEYHAESIANVREAVESFAASPLSYRPVAIALDTKGPEIRTGILQGGPESEVELVKGSQVLVTVDPAFRTRGNANTVWVDYPNIVGVVPVGGRIYIDDGLISLVVQKIGPEGLVTQVENGGVLASRKGVNLPGAQVDLPGLSEQDVRDLRFGVEHGVDIVFASFVRKASDVAAVRAALGPEGQGIKIISKIENHEGVKRFDEILEVSDGIMVARGDLGIEIPAEKVFLAQKMMIGRCNLAGKPVVCATQMLESMITKPRPTRAETSDVANAVLDGADCIMLSGETAKGNFPVEAVKMQHAIAREAEAAVYHRQLFEELRRAAPLSRDPTEVIAIGAVEAAFKCCAAAIIVLTTTGRSAQLLSQYRPRAAVIAVTRSAQAARQVHLCRGVFPLLYREPPEAIWADDVDRRVQFGIESGKLRGFLRVGDLVIVVTGWRPGSGYTNIMRVLSIS is encoded by the exons ATGGCAGACACCTTCCTGGAGCACCTCTGCCTACTGGACATTGACTCCGAGCCCGTGGCTGCTCGCAGTACCAGCATCATTGCCACCATCG GGCCGGCATCTCGCTCCGTGGAGCGCCTCAAGGAGATGATCAAGGCCGGGATGAACATTGCGCGACTCAATTTCTCCCACGGCTCCCACGAG TACCACGCTGAGTCCATCGCCAACGTCCGGGAGGCGGTGGAGAGCTTTGCAGCTTCCCCGCTCAGCTACCGGCCCGTGGCCATCGCCCTGGACACCAAGGGACCGGAGATCCGCACTGGGATCCTGCAGGGG GGTCCGGAGTCGGAAGTGGAGCTGGTGAAGGGCTCCCAGGTGCTGGTGACTGTGGACCCTGCGTTTCGGACGCGGGGGAACGCGAACACCGTGTGGGTGGACTACCCCAATATTGTCGGGGTCGTGCCTGTGGGGGGCCGCATCTACATTGACGACGGGCTCATCTCCCTAGTGGTCCAGAAAATCG GCCCAGAGGGACTGGTGACCCAAGTGGAGAACGGTGGCGTCCTGGCCAGCCGTAAGGGCGTGAACTTGCCGGGGGCCCAGGTGGACTTGCCCGGGCTGTCCGAGCAGGACGTCCGGGACCTGCGCTTCGGGGTGGAGCATGGAGTGGACATCGTGTTTGCCTCCTTTGTGCGGAAAGCCAGTGATGTGGCTGCTGTCAGGGCTGCTCTGGGGCCGGAAGGACAGGGCATCAAGATCATCAGCAAAATTGAGAACCACGAAGGCGTGAAGAG GTTTGATGAAATCCTGGAGGTGAGCGACGGTATCATGGTGGCACGGGGGGACCTAGGCATCGAGATTCCAGCAGAGAAGGTTTTCCTGGCTCAGAAGATGATGATTGGGCGCTGCAACTTGGCGGGCAAGCCTGTTGTCTGTGCTACACAG ATGCTGGAGAGCATGATTACCAAGCCCCGGCCAACGAGGGCAGAGACAAGCGATGTGGCCAATGCTGTGCTAGATGGGGCCGACTGCATCATGCTGTCAGGGGAGACTGCCAAAGGCAACTTCCCTGTGGAAGCCGTGAAGATGCAGCATGCG AttgcccgggaggcagaggctgcagtgtaCCACCGGCAGCTGTTTGAGGAGCTACGTCGGGCAGCGCCACTGAGCCGTGATCCCACTGAGGTCATCGCCATTGGCGCCGTGGAGGCTGCCTTCAAGTGCTGTGCTGCTGCCATCATCGTACTGACCACAACTGGCCG CTCAGCCCAGCTTCTGTCTCAGTACCGACCTCGGGCAGCAGTCATTGCTGTCACCCGCTCTGCCCAAGCTGCCCGCCAGGTCCACTTATGCCGAGGAGTCTTCCCCTTGCTTTACCGTGAACCTCCAGAAGCCATCTGGGCAGATGACGTAGATCGCCGGGTGCAATTTGGCATTGAAAGTG GAAAGCTCCGTGGCTTCCTCCGTGTTGGAGACCTGGTGATTGTGGTGACAGGCTGGCGACCTGGCTCCGGCTACACCAACATCATGCGGGTGCTGAGCATATCCTGA